A stretch of Rhododendron vialii isolate Sample 1 chromosome 4a, ASM3025357v1 DNA encodes these proteins:
- the LOC131323359 gene encoding protein RICE SALT SENSITIVE 3 isoform X1, giving the protein MVGSGVGSDRSKEAVGMMALHEALRSVCLTTDWTYSVFWTIRPRPRLRGGNGCKVGDDNGSLMLMWEDGFCRGRVTDCLEEIDREDPVRKAFSKMSIQLYNYGEGLMGKVASDKCHKWVFKEPTECEPNISNYWQSSFDALPTEWTDQFDSGIQTIAVIQAGHGLLQLGSCKIIPEDLHFVLRMRHTFESLGYQSGFYLSQLFSSNRNTNSSSPIPAKQPPILTRPPQPIFNWASRPLASSTSLLSSPSFQNTARMGFPQTRDETHMFLLPHSSENRIEEMMGDQETDIKWPNGLSFFNALTGRADDAKLLFNPEGMGNNPDHHHHHPSHHHPSSNISDGSNPNEFLSLDSHQDSVRKMENKFKRSFTLPARMSSSSSSTSLDHHSVHNAMEYKNSEGGMYSDVMETFLE; this is encoded by the exons atggtgggcTCAGGAGTGGGATCAGATAGGAGCAAAGAAGCAGTTGGGATGATGGCCCTTCATGAGGCCCTCAGAAGCGTCTGTCTCACCACTGACTGGACTTACTCAGTCTTCTGGACAATTCGTCCTCGCCC GAGACTCAGAGGGGGTAATGGTTGCAAAGTTGGAGACGACAATGGTAGCTT gATGTTGATGTGGGAAGATGGGTTTTGCAGAGGAAGAGTTACAGATTGTTTGGAAGAGATTGATAGAGAGGATCCTGTCCGGAAAGCCTTCAGCAAAATGTCCATCCAGTTATATAATTATGGAGAAGG GTTAATGGGAAAGGTAGCTTCTGATAAGTGTCACAAATGGGTATTCAAAGAACCCACTGAATGTGAACCAAATATATCCAACTACTGGCAGAGCTCCTTTGATGCT CTCCCTACTGAATGGACTGATCAGTTTGATTCAGGGATTCAG ACCATAGCTGTGATTCAAGCTGGCCATGGCCTTCTACAATTGGGCTCCTGCAAGATT ATACCTGAAGACCTCCATTTTGTGCTGAGAATGAGACACACTTTTGAGTCCCTTGGCTACCAATCTGGCTTCTACTTATCCCAGCTGTTCTCGTCCAACCGAAACACCAACTCTTCTTCCCCTATTCCAGCAAAGCAACCCCCCATTTTAACCCGACCTCCACAGCCCATCTTCAACTGGGCCTCAAGGCCTCTTGCCTCGTCAACTTCACTCCTTTCCTCTCCCAGTTTCCAAAATACCGCCAGAATGGGATTTCCACAAACCAGAGACGAAACCCACATGTTTCTACTTCCCCATTCGTCCGAAAACCGCATTGAAGAAATGATGGGGGATCAGGAAACCGACATCAAATGGCCCAACGGGCTGAGTTTCTTCAATGCACTCACCGGAAGAGCTGATGATGCCAAGCTTTTGTTCAATCCAGAGGGGATGGGAAACAACCcggatcatcatcatcatcatccaagTCACCACCACCCGAGTTCAAATATCTCGGATGGGTCGAATCCGAATGAGTTCTTAAGCTTGGATAGCCATCAAGATAGTGTAAGGAAGATGGAAAACAAGTTCAAGAGGAGCTTCACTTTACCTGCTAGAATGTCCTCATCGTCCTCTTCGACTTCACTCGATCACCATTCAGTGCACAATGCCATGGAGTACAAGAATTCCGAGGGGGGTATGTACTCTGATGTCATGGAGACATTCTTAGAGTGA
- the LOC131323359 gene encoding protein RICE SALT SENSITIVE 3 isoform X2: MLMWEDGFCRGRVTDCLEEIDREDPVRKAFSKMSIQLYNYGEGLMGKVASDKCHKWVFKEPTECEPNISNYWQSSFDALPTEWTDQFDSGIQTIAVIQAGHGLLQLGSCKIIPEDLHFVLRMRHTFESLGYQSGFYLSQLFSSNRNTNSSSPIPAKQPPILTRPPQPIFNWASRPLASSTSLLSSPSFQNTARMGFPQTRDETHMFLLPHSSENRIEEMMGDQETDIKWPNGLSFFNALTGRADDAKLLFNPEGMGNNPDHHHHHPSHHHPSSNISDGSNPNEFLSLDSHQDSVRKMENKFKRSFTLPARMSSSSSSTSLDHHSVHNAMEYKNSEGGMYSDVMETFLE; this comes from the exons ATGTTGATGTGGGAAGATGGGTTTTGCAGAGGAAGAGTTACAGATTGTTTGGAAGAGATTGATAGAGAGGATCCTGTCCGGAAAGCCTTCAGCAAAATGTCCATCCAGTTATATAATTATGGAGAAGG GTTAATGGGAAAGGTAGCTTCTGATAAGTGTCACAAATGGGTATTCAAAGAACCCACTGAATGTGAACCAAATATATCCAACTACTGGCAGAGCTCCTTTGATGCT CTCCCTACTGAATGGACTGATCAGTTTGATTCAGGGATTCAG ACCATAGCTGTGATTCAAGCTGGCCATGGCCTTCTACAATTGGGCTCCTGCAAGATT ATACCTGAAGACCTCCATTTTGTGCTGAGAATGAGACACACTTTTGAGTCCCTTGGCTACCAATCTGGCTTCTACTTATCCCAGCTGTTCTCGTCCAACCGAAACACCAACTCTTCTTCCCCTATTCCAGCAAAGCAACCCCCCATTTTAACCCGACCTCCACAGCCCATCTTCAACTGGGCCTCAAGGCCTCTTGCCTCGTCAACTTCACTCCTTTCCTCTCCCAGTTTCCAAAATACCGCCAGAATGGGATTTCCACAAACCAGAGACGAAACCCACATGTTTCTACTTCCCCATTCGTCCGAAAACCGCATTGAAGAAATGATGGGGGATCAGGAAACCGACATCAAATGGCCCAACGGGCTGAGTTTCTTCAATGCACTCACCGGAAGAGCTGATGATGCCAAGCTTTTGTTCAATCCAGAGGGGATGGGAAACAACCcggatcatcatcatcatcatccaagTCACCACCACCCGAGTTCAAATATCTCGGATGGGTCGAATCCGAATGAGTTCTTAAGCTTGGATAGCCATCAAGATAGTGTAAGGAAGATGGAAAACAAGTTCAAGAGGAGCTTCACTTTACCTGCTAGAATGTCCTCATCGTCCTCTTCGACTTCACTCGATCACCATTCAGTGCACAATGCCATGGAGTACAAGAATTCCGAGGGGGGTATGTACTCTGATGTCATGGAGACATTCTTAGAGTGA